In the genome of Candidatus Electrothrix rattekaaiensis, the window TTTGATCAGGACGGAAAAAATTGTCTCAAGATGAGTGTCGTCGGTTCGTGTACCATCTAAAATAATTGTTTTGCTGCCGGATAGCTTGTAGCGGGAGCTAGTTCGTATACGGTTTATCAAATAATCTTTGTTTTGCGAGTGCATGCTGTTTCGCCATTTTTTTCCATTTTTTGCTGCTTACTTGCATAAACAGCCACCGCCATGCATCAAAGGAAATGAACGGTAAAGGTTTTTTTGCGATGAGTCGTACCGCTTTTTCAGGTATCGGACATCCCATTGCAATAGCATCAGCGGTAATATTAAGTGCTCGAATCACATAGAGAAGAGGAGGGCGCAAAGCTCCTCCTTTGAAGCCAGCGAGTGGCTGACCGCTGACCAGAGCTTCGCCTGCTCCCAGTGTGATTGCTCCGCTCCAAGTCATACCGCATTCGGTAGAAAAATTATGACAGATCGCCAAAGCCACAGCACACTGGAGTGACTCAGGGAACCCGTTATTGATCAAAACGTAAAGTTTTTGTTTTCGATCATTTTTTATTCTTGCACGATGTGAAGCAATGATCTCAATCGCCTTTGTCATTAGGAACGGGAGTGAGTCAATATATAGCGGGAATGAAATGATAATTGCATCAGCTTGGTCCACAGCGGCACAGAGCGTACTGCGCCCCTTGGAATCTTGTATGTCCTCGGTAAGGCACAGTGACTCAGTTTCCCATTTGTGCCGAACAAGCCTTTTTAGCAGATGTTCTCCTAGGACAGCGGAGGTACAGGAATCTTTGCGTTTTGGACTACCGATAATGAGCAGTGCCCTGCCGGTATTTGGTGGGGTTTCTGGTTTGGCAACGGTAGCGGGCGGCAGCAATAGGGCAAGTTCATTACCCCAAGGCAGTCGATCTGTTCTGGCGAGCAGTTCTCGGAAGCGAGCGCGAAGGGTTTCCGGGGAAGCCGATTCGCTGACAATTTCTGCGGTATAATCCACATCGGCGTTTATCGCGTTCCTCCCGACAAGTGTTTTGAAACAACGGCGAACCTCTTCTCGGGGCCGAGGGTGAATTCCAATTCCAACAAAACGGGGACGCAGCAGATAGCGCGGAGGATGGTGCGTCTCATCGTGCTTCGTTTTTTTAAAGAATGGGAGAGCGACCGGCAGCAGACGGTCCACGATTTTTTTTAGCTCGGATGAATAGCCCCCGAAGACAACCGGTGTAATGAGAATGACCGTATCGCTGTTGATGAATTTTTCAAGGATATCGTTTCCGGCATCAACATAAATGCATTTGCCGGGTGTTTTTGTCCAGCATTGAAAACAGCCGATACAGTGATTGATTTTTATGTCCTTCAACTTGATTCTTTCTGCTTTCGTTCCGTTATCCTGCAACAAAAAATCGGCCAGAAGATTGCATATTGAATCAAGATTTCCGTCTTCAGCGCGTGTTCCGTCCAAAATTAGTGTTTTCTGTCGTGACATTTCGTCTGTTACTCCCATGTTACAACACAGTTTCGACCGAGTTCCTTAACTCTATATAATGCCTTATCCGCATTCTCCACCAGTTCGGTTCTATCGTTCCCAGCCAGTTCCGCTACACCGATACTGACGGTGATGTGCAATATATCTTTTCCGTTGTCGCTCTCATGAATGACTTTATTTTTATCGATAGTTCTATTTATTTTCTCTCCGATTCGCCCGGCCTCTTCTCTGCCGGTTTCAGGAAGAATGACCGCAAACTCATCCCCTCCGTAACGAGCCGCCACATCATGTTTGCGGATACTTTTTTTAATTTTTTGTGCTACTGTTTTTAAAACAATATCACCGATTTGATGCCCGAAAGTGTCGTTGAATGTTTTAAATTTATCTACATCAATAAGCAGTAAACTTAATTTTCCGTTGTTCCGCAGAGCTTCCTCAGTACTATGCAGGAGAAAATTGTCAAAATAGGCGCGATTATATATACCCGTCAAAGCGTCCATAACAGACTGCTTGAACAGACGGGCATTTTCTATGGAAACAGCGGCCTGACTGGAGATCAGCTCCAGAACCCATAGGTCTTCTCTGTTGAACAGACCACTGATCATCCGGTTGTCCAGATAAATGACTCCCAATAATGTATTTCTGTGCTGTATCGGCACACAAAGGACGGAGCGCATACCGTAGTTGATGACGCTTTCCTGTTCTCGAAAGATATTATCCGTAACCGCATCCTCTATTATCAAAGGGACTTTTTCCTGTTCCACTTTTTTGACAATACTACGACTTGTAAAAAAAGTATCGTCTTCCGGGCCGATACATTCTACATTTCTAGCCACTCTTACTTCCAGCTCTTTCAATCGATTGCTATCCTCAGGATAGAGAAACAATATACCCTTTTCTGCCCCGAGCAGCTCTATGGTTTTGTCCATGATTTTTTCCAGCAGCTCGTCTAGGTCCAGGATAGAACTGAGGTAGCGACTGGTTTCCAAGGCGGTCATAATTTTCCTTTCCGAACTGAATTGCAGTTGTGGTGTTGTTTCCTGTTCGTGAAAGGGCTCCTGCTCAAGTGAAAGTTGTTCTTTGATTCCCGCTATCGCGAGCGTTTTTTTATAGTCTGCTTTTGCCCCAATATCCTTAAACAGGTTCTGGGCCTCCGCAAGATATTTCTTCGCCTTCTCTCGATGATCGGGGACAGTGTCCTGGATTAGGAAAGAACCTGATTCCATAAGGATATATCCGAGACGATATGCATCCTCGGTTTGTTCACGCAGAAATTGTATGCCGGTTTTCCAATAACGGATAGCTTCGTTCTTTTTGCCGACAAGCCAGAAGTACGTACCATTTACTTGGTACGCCCATCCGGCTATGAACTTAAATCGTTTGCTTCTTCGTAACGCATTATGGCAGAACCAGCGTGCTCGTTTGAAATATTTTCGCTGCTGTTGGTCTGAAAGGTTGTTGATGTTACGCAGACTGTCGAGATATCCTTGGGCACAGGCAGGGAATAGCTCTAATGTCCACGAACCATAACTATAATGGGTCGGTATCAGCTTAAAGGTCTCTTCAGCAGCTTGGAGAGTATTATGATACTCTCCTTTTCGTGAGTATACCGAAGTGAGCATTGACGTACCGAAAAGGAAGTTTGCCTTGTCATTTGTTTGATCCAGAAGTAAAATAGCCCTCTTCATTTCTTCGATGATAGCGTCACCCACTTCTTCCATTAATGCAAGCGATTTTCCACGTAACAACATTGCCCAACCCAGATTTTGCAGTGCTTGCGTTTCTTTTGCCAGTGTCAGGAATTCTTCACTGACCGAAATAGCTTCATTTAATCTTCCTGTTATTATATTGTATTGAATATTAAATACATAACCTGCGCCAAGATCCCAGTATTCTCCTAGCCCTTTAAGCATCCAGATGCCTTTTTGAGAATATTTCAAACCTTCCTGGGTGTTGTTGCACATAAAGTGAACAACGCTTAAGCTGAAATATGCACTTCCTTCCAGTAACTTGTCGCCGGTTTCAAGGGTCATCTTCAGGCCTTTCCGTGCATCTCTCAGTGCCCTGGTACTCCAAGAGAGCAAGGACCATATAATCCCTCCGAGAATATAGCCATAGGTCAACTCCGAACAGGGGCCTGCTCGTTCCGCCAGATTTAATGACTTGAGATGGCAGTACATACCTTTTTTCATGTCATTAAAAGAATATCCCCGGTAAAGTTTGTTCAGCATACGCAACGATGTAATATTATATGGATTGCTGCAGGGGGTGTGCCGAAGGAACAAATTTGGCAACCATGTATGCAGCATCTGCCGTGCAAATTCTACCGCTATGTGCAGGTTGACCGACAATTCACTTTGAGGAATTCTTATTCCGACCAGCCTTAGGGCCTGCTCCAGGATATGAAAGCTGTTTTCCAGTTCTCCCTTTTCAAATAATGTATCGCCTATTTTGCTGAGAATTCTACTTTTACTAATAGGATCGGTTTCAGGGATGAGAGTATTAGATAAATTGAGTATCTCAAGAGATTTCTGAAATTTGCCGATCATTCTGTAGCTTTCCCCGAGATTTTCCAGGAGATTGATGTACAGTGCCGAGCTGACATTATTTTTTTCGAATATCTCCTGCGCATAGATGTAATAAACTATCGCATCCTGACAGGCATACGTTTCTTTTGCCTTTTCTCCGGCCCTGATCGCATAGTCCAGCCCCTTTTCCTCATCACCGCCTTCCATCAGGTGATAGGTTAATTCAAAGAGTATCTCCTCCTCCTTACCCTTGTACTGCTTCAACAGGAATCGGCTGATTTGCAAATGATATTTTGATCTCTCCTGCTCGGATATCTTTGCAAGAAACGCCTCTCTTATGCGATCATGGGCAAAGTACACCGATCCTCTGTCGCTGAGCGAATACTCCAGCAGGTTTCTTTTGACAGCCTGATCTATCAGATTCATGATAGTCATGGAGTCTTTTTCTATCAGCCTGTAGAGCAGGTAAAGCTTGAACTCCTTACCAATGACAGCACTTATTTTGAGCAGATGTTCCAGTTCCTCTGGCAGGGCCTTGGTCCGTAGTAACAACATATCAACAATGTTGTTTGGCAGATTTAGAGTGTTTATTTTTTTTTGGTCAATTCTGCAAACACCCTGCTCGCGAATAATCGCGTGTTGCTCGACAATTTCTTTGAGCAGGGTAATGGTGAAAAACGGGTTTCCTTCGGTTTTCTCTGCGAGATATTTTGCAACATCATGGACATGATCGTTTTTTTCCTTGAGCAGGTTCGCCACCATGTTCACGACCCTGTCCCCAGTAAGGGGCTTCATCTGTATATCGGTTAGAATATCCCCTTGGATGTCCGTTTTCTCCTTTATTTTGCTCAGAGCATGCTGTTCATCTACCTCATTACTTCTGTAGGTTCCGAGGATCAGCAGATTGGATGTCCGGATATGGGTTCCTATGTGTTCCAACAGGCGCAGGCTCCCTTCGTCAGCCCATTGTAGATCATCTAAAAAGAGAATGCCGACCTGATCTTCCCGAACAAGATTACAGATAAAATGGGAGGCTGTTATGATAAACCTGATGTTTTCTTTTTCCGGATCCAATGTGGGCAGATCAGGCACTGGTCCCAACAGCTCTTCCAGGTTGGGATTCAGTTTCATGAGGACAGCACCGAGTTCTCCGGCCAATGCCCGTATTCTTTTTGTTTCTTTCTCTCTTTCCTGTACACCTGCTCTGTTTGTTTTTTGAATAAATTCATCTAGAGCATGACTAAAGGACTGGTACGGAATTTTGTTTTCCCTATCTATACAATGGCTCTCGAAAAATACTTCACCCTTGGTATAACCACGGAGATAAACATATTCCTTGATTGCTTTAACCAATCTGGTCTTTCCGACTCCGGGTTCTCCTCCGATAAGACAGATGCCCCCCTGTTTGCGTGCGGCCCTGTTGATCAGTTTTTTTATTTGGGTCAGTTCATTCTCTCTGCCCACAAGTTTGGTCTGATAGGTGAGCCGTAGCTCGTTCCGGTCCTTCTCCCCTATGACAAAGTCCTGGTCGCCTTGTAAAAATTTTTCAATATCATAAAGGAGTCCTTTGGCACTCTGATATCGTTCGTCCTGGTCCTTGGCCAGTAGCCGGTTGACCATATGGACGATTACGTCGGGCAGGTGAGGATTCAACTTATGCAGGGGCGCAGCTTTCATGGCCGCGATCTGGTGAAGCAACTCCGCTGTGTTGGAAGATTGGAAGGGGAGGCGTCTCGTCAGCAGGTAATAAAGAATTACTCCGACGGAATAAAGATCACTTCGTTCGTCAAGCTGCTTGCGTATGATACCGGTCGCCTCTGGTGACATATACGCAAAGGTTCCTGACATATCATGTTCTTTGTCAAAATCACTCAGCTCCATGATATGGGCTAGGCCGAAATCGAGCAGCTTTATTTCAGGTTGCCCCATTGCGCTGTTCACTACAAAGATATTACTTGGTTTGACATCCCGATGAATAATATTATGAGAATGAACACAGTCCAGAGCTTCGGCAACTTTACCGATAAGGGCAAAGGCTTCATTTGTGTTGAATTTGGTACTTTTTTTCAACAAGCCTGCTAGGCTGTCTCCTTCCAGCACCTCCGTGACCAAGTAGGGTATGCCGTTATAATCTCCCGTATCATGGAATTTAATAATATTAGGATGATCAAGTTTGCTGACCACCTTGACTTCGTTTCTGAACTTAACGACCAATTCAAGATAAGGGAGTGTATTGACGGGGTTCAGAAATTTGAGCGCAACTTCTTTGGCATCTTCTTTATCTAGGGCACGATACACCACAGACATCCCACCCTTGCCGAGTTTCTTCAGGATGAGGTACCTGTTGTCAACCAGTTCATTTATTTGCAACGTATTCGGCATGATGCTTTGCAGTGTTATTATCCTATTCTGAGAATGACTGTTTTGATCAAGTCAATAAACAGTTTAATCTGCGTTGTAGAGAAAGAATGGTAGCTTGAGGCGTATCGATAAACAGTATATTATGAACTCCAGAGGGTAACTAAACATAAATTTGTCTGTTTTTCATTATGAATATCAGAGATGCAGGAAAAACCATATGGTTAGCCAGATCCAGGGTAGAGGGGAGTATACAACTTTATTGGCAGAGTCGAGAAAAAGGATTTCACAGTAGGAAGGATTGTTTGTCGAGGTGCATAAGGTTGTTCATTACGTGTGACTATGTTATTCTAGCCTAACATCGGAGAACAGTGCCGGAAACATATTACTATGCAATCATTTTCATATGAAGATATATAACACACTGACACGAAAAAAGGAAATCTTCTTCCCACGTGAAGAAGGCCATGTCCGGCTTTATGTCTGCGGGATAACCTCTTACGATTATTGCCATATCGGGCATGCCCGCTCGGTCCTAGTCTTTGATATGGTGGTCCGTTACTTGCGCTATCGCGGATACAAAGTTACTTTTGTACGTAACTTTACAGATATCGACGATAAAATCATTGCCAGAGCTGCTGAACAAGGAGTTGATTCCGGTCAGCTTGCAGAGCGATTTATTCATGAATTTTATACGGACATGGATGCACTCGGGGTGCTTAGGGCTGATATCGAGCCAAAGGCCACAGAGCATATCCAGGAGATGATTGATCTGGTTCAGGATCTTATCGAGAAAGGACTTGCCTATCCTGCTGGCGGGGATGTCTATTATCGGGTACGGAAGTTTGCTGACTACGGAACCCTTTCTGGACGGAAACTGGAAGACATGCAGGCTGGTGCCCGGATAGACGTCAATGAGCAGAAGGAAGATCCTATGGATTTTGTTCTCTGGAAGGGAGCAAAGCCTGGGGAGCCCAAATGGGCGAGCCCTTGGGGCGAGGGGCGTCCAGGCTGGCATATTGAATGTTCTGCTATGAGCCGTAAGTACCTCGGGGAGAATTTTGATATCCACGGTGGCGGCAAGGATCTGATTTTTCCCCATCATGAAAATGAGCTGGCCCAGTCTGTTGGTGCCAATGAGTGCTCCTTTGCCAATCTCTGGATGCACCACGGCTTTGTCACGATCAAGGATGAAAAGATGTCCAAGTCCTTGGGAAATTTTTTAACGATCCGTGACGTGCTCAGGGAATATCCGGCAGAAACTTTGCGGCTTTTTATCTTCTCCACCCAGTATCGTAATCCCTTGGATTTCAGCGAGACTGCCTTGCAGGATGCCCAAATCGGTCTGGACAGGATGTATGATTGCTTGGCCGAAATTACCGGGCTTGTTCAAGCAGCAGATGCCGATCTAGGTGGTACTGATGCAGTGGCCCCGGTGATCGGGCAGAAAGATCGGAAGAAGATCGCGTCATTGCAACAGCGTTTTGAGGCGGCAATGGATAATGATTTCAATACGGCTCAAGCCCTGGGGCATCTTTTTGACGGAGTCAAGGTGTTAAACAAGGCATGCAGGCTGCTGGACTCACAGCAAGCTGCTGTTGAGGACTTGGAGCTTCTTCAGCAGGCCGGAGCGACTTTTCAGGACTTGGCTGGGTTGCTCGGTGTGCTGCAACAAGACCCGGTGCAGTACCTCCAGGATAAAAAAGATACGCTCTTAGCCTCGCTCACCCTGTCTGAGGAAGAGATCAACAGCTTCATCAAGGAGAGGAATGCGGCTCGGGAGAAGAAAGACTGGGCTGCAAGCGATGCAGTTCGGGATAAGCTGCTGGTGCATAATGTGGAGTTGCACGATGGCCCGTACGGAACAACTTGGGATGTGAAGGCATAGGGTTTGCAGGGGGCGATCCTTGTGATCGCCCTTTCATGCCTTATTTCCTCAACGCATCCTCATGGGCCAGGAACCAGGCATAGGTATCTGCTATACCCTGCTTCAGGGTTATCTGGCTGCTCCAGCCTAGGGCTGAGAGCCTGGAGACATCAAGGAACTTTCTCGGTGTGCCGTCCGGCATGTTCTTATTATAGCGCACAGCTCCTTCGTAGCCCACCGCCTCGGCCACAAGGCGGGCCAGCTCGGCAATGCTTACCTCTTCTCCTGACCCTACATTGACGATAGCAGGATCATCGTACTTTTTCATCAGGAAGATACAGGCTGCTGCAAGGTCGTCCACATGCAGGAATTCCCGTTTGGGTGTGCCTGTTCCCCAGATCTCTACCTCAGACAGACCTTGGACCTTGGCCTCATGGAATTTGCGGATCAGGGCGGGCAGGACATGGGAATTTCGGAGATCAAAATTATCTCCGGGCCCGTACAGGTTGGTGGGCATCAGGCTGATAGCATTGAAGCCGTGCTGCTTATGGTAGGCTTGACACATCTTAATACCCGCGATCTTGGCAATGGCATACCACTCATTGGTGGGTTCCAGTTCGCCGGTGAGCAGATGTGCTTCCTGCATGGGTTGGGGCGCAAACTTAGGATAGATGCAGGAGGAACCAAGGAAGAGCAGCTTTTTGCTTCCGCATTGATAGGCCGCATCAATGATGTTGGTCTGGATCAGGAGGTTGTCGCGGATAAAGTCGGCAGGCAGGCTGTCATTGGCATGGATACCGCCGACCTTGGCTGCCGAGAGAAAGACATAGTCTGGCTGCTTGTCGGCAAAGAAGGCACGGACAGCAGCTTGATCGGTCAGATTCAGTTCGGCATGGGTGCGGGTCAGGATCTTGGTGCAGCCCTGTTGCTCTAGGGCGCGGCAGATGGCAGAACCCACCAGACCCCGGTGGCCTGCAACATAGATCACTGCATCGGTAAGGGGGGAAGAAGGAGCTGTGGGCATAATGGTTATAAGGGTAAGGGTTATTTGCCTTGCCTAGTGCTTTGTAAGATCTATATTGATTGTTACGGGACAGGCAGGCAAGGAGCTGTGTTGTCTGCTTCTGTGCCGAGAGTAAGGGGTGGATGTAGATTATAACATGCGTGGCAGAGCCTCTCAATACATGATCCAGGGACAGGTAGCCCAAATGTTATTGTTGTAGATATCTTCAAGGAGAGGATGCGGCAGAGGTATGGCATTGCGATGGGCCAGGGTGAAAAGAGTGCGCAACAACTCCTTATCCATCTGTACGGGGTGCTCCTCAGCACCTGACTGCTTTGCCTTCCAGAACGAGATGGCAATGTACGGTTCCTCTGCATCGGTAATCTGGTTATCAAGCATCTGTTTGGCTTGGTCGTAGACATCAGTAAAATTGAACGTCCCTTTTTTCACTTCTTTGTACCATTCTCCTGTGCCGAATCCATACCGTCCTGAACCATCCTTTCGTACGGTCACTTCCCAGCCGTCCTCCACGCGCAGGCAAACCGAACGGCATTGCCTTTTCGACGGGATGCATGCTATAAGAGCAATACATACAAAAAGAGAAACACATAATTTCATTTTATGCTGTTGGATCAGAACAGACCTGCCAGTTCGGCAAGGCTTTTCACAAACTGTCCGTAGCCTTTATCAATATAGAGACCTATCTGGGCGATCAGGGAGTAGGCCAGGGCGAACTGAGCCAAAGCGAAGCCAGCCAGAGTGAACTGACTGACCGAGATCAGGCCGATGCCGAATTGCGATATCGTAAGAATCCCGCAGGCGAATTGCCCTACGGCAATGATGCCCCTTGCTGGCCTCGGACATCGGTTCGCGCTGAACTTGAAGGAGATATGCAACCAGGGAAGTCCCATCAGGGTTGCCTTGGATTTGTACTCAAAGCCCCAGCCGCTCCAGAGTTCTCTTCCTGGAAAGGGAGCTCCGCATTGCGGGCAGGTCATTGCCTGTTCAGATACGGTATGGCGGCAGTCTCGGCAGGGTTTCATAGGTTTACTCCGAAATCAGGGGCAGCATTGCTCTCTGTTCCGATGCAGCCTCGCAGGTCGCAGCGATGCAGGAGTCGACATCTGCATATCATAACGAAAACCCGCAACTTGTTCAATGAGAAGTTTAAAAGGCAGGGGCAAAGCAGGAGGATGCGACAATCTCTTCCTTTCTGTATAAAGTATAGACATAATACATGATCGGGCGTATTATGGATGTGCTGGTTCAGGCAGGAGATTTTTTGCCCATGGTCCACCTCTGCATGGGGTGGTTTTCTCGATTATAATTATAAAGGAGGTTGTTCCATGAAGCAGTACATCACCTTATTTCTCGGTTGCTGCGCAATCCTTATTTTGAGTGGGTGCAGTCTGATTACCCCGTCTGATAAAGATGTCTGTGGCGGATTTCGTGGTCAAGGCTGCCCGGCTGACCAATACTGTGCTTACCCTGAAGGGGCGAACTGCGGCAGGGCGGATATGACCGGTATCTGTGAGCCGAAGCCAGAGTTCTGTACTCAGGAATACATGCCTGTCTGTGGTTGCGATGGTAAGACCTACAGTAATGCCTGCATGGCATCCATGGCCGGAGTCTCTGTCGATTATAACAGACAATGCGGCGGGGAGCAGCAAGTGTGCGGCGGAATTGCCGGACTCATGTGCCCGGAGGGAATGCAATGTGTTGACGATCCCGGTGATGACTGTGATCCGGCCCACGGCGGTGCGGATTGCCTGGGGATTTGTCAGTAAGTTTGGCAGGCCATTCATTTCGAGTAGGGGCACGGCACGCCGTGTCCCCTACTTCCGCTCCCTGTTCAGAATATCCTCGGTAATATTTTTGTAGTTGATTTTCAAGCCGAACAGCTCCAAATCTCCTTCAACATACCTGTTCAGCTTCTTTATCAGGCCCGGCAGCCCTCCGTCCTTCCTTTCTCCATCAGCTAAAGCCAGCATCTTTTCGCCCTCACTTGGGTTGTCGAAATGCACACCGTCCAGCAGCTCCTGCACACTGTACGCCTTTTTCGTCCCTTTGGGGATAATCTTTTCCAGCCCCTGTTCCGCATAGTTCAGCAGGGTCTGGTAATCCTCGGTGATGTCAGGGTTGTCCGGCATCGGGATGCGTTCATCCACCTTCAGTCCTTCAAAGCCAGCATGAATCTCCCGCAGGGAGAGCCAAATCAGGGCCAGGTAGACTTTGCGCTCCCTGCCTGTGACCGTGATATGGATGCGCCGGGCCTCGTTGTCCGCCCGGACCACCGCCGTGGCCTCCAGCAGGGGATGCTCCAGCACAACCCCGGTGCGCCAGCGCAGCCTGTCTTTTATCTCCTTATGCCGCTTGACGATGAAGCGGGGCATGATGGAGGGGGGCAGGAAGTCCTTATACTCCAGCAGGAAACGGAGTGCATCCCGGTCATCAAAGGCGAACTCAGGTTCTGAGACCTCCAGCAGGTCCGGGATAAGCACCTCGCCGTCTTCCAGCTCGTAGCACAGCTCGAACTTGCGCATCAGCTCAATGAAATAGCCGTGATCCCGCCACTGGTAGCGGTAGGTATCGCCCTCTTCATACCGAAGAATCTCCCGCAGATCATCCTTGCGGAACAGCCCCTTGCGCTCGGCAATGGAAGGCGCATTGATAATCTTATACACGGCCTCGGTCACCCATTTGGGGTCCAGGACATGATTGTCGGCCAGATCGAACTCGGTAAAGTGGATGACAATGCCCAGATCGTGGAGAAAATCCACCAGCACCTGCTGGCTGATCTCACCCTTGACCCCGGCATCCCGGCACAGGGCCTCGCAGTCTTCATAGCTGATGCAGGGATCGTTCAGCTTCTCCAGCCGCTCCTTTGCCCGGAACCAGCTTTCCGGCCATTCATTGCGGGTCAGTGGCACTTTGCCCAGTTGCTCCTTCAGGGCCTGGCGGAAGTCCCGGATGCCGTTGCCGGTGGCGCAGGATGTGCGGAAGAAGTCCACGATAAAGGGGTATTTCTTCTTGAGGAAGGGGCGGTTGAGATCAAAGCCAGGATTGGTGTCGTACTTGTTGAGCACCACCAGCACCGGCGAACCGCCCCCGAAGGATTCGATGTAGCGCAGCCAGTACTCGGGCCGCTCGTCCCGCCTGCCGTCCAGCACCAGGACATAGAGACTGCGGCGGGACAGGAAAAACTGGTGGGTGGCGTGCATGATCTCCTGACCACCAAAGTCCCAGAGGTTGCAGCGCAGGGAGTGGTCAGCGGTGTCCAGCTGCCAGGGTTTAATGCGAATGCCGTGGGTGGTTTCCTCGTGGGCGTTGAACCGCTCCTCCCGGAGACAGCGGGTGAGGGAGGTCTTGCCTGATGCGCCTTCACCGACAAGGATGACCTTGACCTCGGAAACTGTGCGAGTGCCTTCTTCGGCAGAGGCAAAGTATTCGCGGATGGCTTCTATGCCTTGGACGGCGAGTTCGTAGGGTGGGGAGGTAAGGGGGGTGTCTTGAAGATTAAGCCCTTTTAAGTTGGTTAGTTGAAGTATTTCTGGGGACAAAGAGGTAAGCTGGTTATTCCCGAGACCAAGCTGAGTCAGGCTGGTCAACTGAAAGAGTTCAGGGGGTAGGGAGGTTAGTAGGTTGACGTCGAGACCAAGCCAACTCAGGTTGGTCAATTGATCGATTTTCGGGGAAAGGGAAGTTTGCTGGGTGAGGCGGAGGTCGAGAAAGGTCAGGCTGGTTAGCTGATAAAGTTCTGAAGGCAATCCTCCTAACGGGTTCCCAGCGAGGCCAAGTTCGGTGAGGTCAGTCAGTTGACCTATTTCCGGGGGTAGCCTGATCAGTTTGTTGCCCCAGAGGGAAAGTACGGTGAGTTTGGTTAGTTGAAAGAGTTCTGGTGGCAGAGAAGATAGTTGAAGATTGTTGAGTCCAAGTACAGCGAGATTGGTCATCTGAAAGAGTTCAGCCGGAAACTCGGTAAGTTGAATATTGCTAAGGTCAAGGTGGGTAAGATTGGTCAACTCAAAGAGTTGTGAGGGTAACTCGGTCAACCCTTGCCCTGCAAGGCTAAGCTCCGTTGCCCCAGTCTCCCCTGCCTCCTTGATCCTCCGCAATGCCTTGTCATACCCCATCGCCTGTTCCTCCTTTCCTGTTGTTACCCTTCGCCCAT includes:
- a CDS encoding flavodoxin family protein → MSRQKTLILDGTRAEDGNLDSICNLLADFLLQDNGTKAERIKLKDIKINHCIGCFQCWTKTPGKCIYVDAGNDILEKFINSDTVILITPVVFGGYSSELKKIVDRLLPVALPFFKKTKHDETHHPPRYLLRPRFVGIGIHPRPREEVRRCFKTLVGRNAINADVDYTAEIVSESASPETLRARFRELLARTDRLPWGNELALLLPPATVAKPETPPNTGRALLIIGSPKRKDSCTSAVLGEHLLKRLVRHKWETESLCLTEDIQDSKGRSTLCAAVDQADAIIISFPLYIDSLPFLMTKAIEIIASHRARIKNDRKQKLYVLINNGFPESLQCAVALAICHNFSTECGMTWSGAITLGAGEALVSGQPLAGFKGGALRPPLLYVIRALNITADAIAMGCPIPEKAVRLIAKKPLPFISFDAWRWLFMQVSSKKWKKMAKQHALAKQRLFDKPYTN
- a CDS encoding diguanylate cyclase; protein product: MPNTLQINELVDNRYLILKKLGKGGMSVVYRALDKEDAKEVALKFLNPVNTLPYLELVVKFRNEVKVVSKLDHPNIIKFHDTGDYNGIPYLVTEVLEGDSLAGLLKKSTKFNTNEAFALIGKVAEALDCVHSHNIIHRDVKPSNIFVVNSAMGQPEIKLLDFGLAHIMELSDFDKEHDMSGTFAYMSPEATGIIRKQLDERSDLYSVGVILYYLLTRRLPFQSSNTAELLHQIAAMKAAPLHKLNPHLPDVIVHMVNRLLAKDQDERYQSAKGLLYDIEKFLQGDQDFVIGEKDRNELRLTYQTKLVGRENELTQIKKLINRAARKQGGICLIGGEPGVGKTRLVKAIKEYVYLRGYTKGEVFFESHCIDRENKIPYQSFSHALDEFIQKTNRAGVQEREKETKRIRALAGELGAVLMKLNPNLEELLGPVPDLPTLDPEKENIRFIITASHFICNLVREDQVGILFLDDLQWADEGSLRLLEHIGTHIRTSNLLILGTYRSNEVDEQHALSKIKEKTDIQGDILTDIQMKPLTGDRVVNMVANLLKEKNDHVHDVAKYLAEKTEGNPFFTITLLKEIVEQHAIIREQGVCRIDQKKINTLNLPNNIVDMLLLRTKALPEELEHLLKISAVIGKEFKLYLLYRLIEKDSMTIMNLIDQAVKRNLLEYSLSDRGSVYFAHDRIREAFLAKISEQERSKYHLQISRFLLKQYKGKEEEILFELTYHLMEGGDEEKGLDYAIRAGEKAKETYACQDAIVYYIYAQEIFEKNNVSSALYINLLENLGESYRMIGKFQKSLEILNLSNTLIPETDPISKSRILSKIGDTLFEKGELENSFHILEQALRLVGIRIPQSELSVNLHIAVEFARQMLHTWLPNLFLRHTPCSNPYNITSLRMLNKLYRGYSFNDMKKGMYCHLKSLNLAERAGPCSELTYGYILGGIIWSLLSWSTRALRDARKGLKMTLETGDKLLEGSAYFSLSVVHFMCNNTQEGLKYSQKGIWMLKGLGEYWDLGAGYVFNIQYNIITGRLNEAISVSEEFLTLAKETQALQNLGWAMLLRGKSLALMEEVGDAIIEEMKRAILLLDQTNDKANFLFGTSMLTSVYSRKGEYHNTLQAAEETFKLIPTHYSYGSWTLELFPACAQGYLDSLRNINNLSDQQQRKYFKRARWFCHNALRRSKRFKFIAGWAYQVNGTYFWLVGKKNEAIRYWKTGIQFLREQTEDAYRLGYILMESGSFLIQDTVPDHREKAKKYLAEAQNLFKDIGAKADYKKTLAIAGIKEQLSLEQEPFHEQETTPQLQFSSERKIMTALETSRYLSSILDLDELLEKIMDKTIELLGAEKGILFLYPEDSNRLKELEVRVARNVECIGPEDDTFFTSRSIVKKVEQEKVPLIIEDAVTDNIFREQESVINYGMRSVLCVPIQHRNTLLGVIYLDNRMISGLFNREDLWVLELISSQAAVSIENARLFKQSVMDALTGIYNRAYFDNFLLHSTEEALRNNGKLSLLLIDVDKFKTFNDTFGHQIGDIVLKTVAQKIKKSIRKHDVAARYGGDEFAVILPETGREEAGRIGEKINRTIDKNKVIHESDNGKDILHITVSIGVAELAGNDRTELVENADKALYRVKELGRNCVVTWE
- the cysS gene encoding cysteine--tRNA ligase, translated to MKIYNTLTRKKEIFFPREEGHVRLYVCGITSYDYCHIGHARSVLVFDMVVRYLRYRGYKVTFVRNFTDIDDKIIARAAEQGVDSGQLAERFIHEFYTDMDALGVLRADIEPKATEHIQEMIDLVQDLIEKGLAYPAGGDVYYRVRKFADYGTLSGRKLEDMQAGARIDVNEQKEDPMDFVLWKGAKPGEPKWASPWGEGRPGWHIECSAMSRKYLGENFDIHGGGKDLIFPHHENELAQSVGANECSFANLWMHHGFVTIKDEKMSKSLGNFLTIRDVLREYPAETLRLFIFSTQYRNPLDFSETALQDAQIGLDRMYDCLAEITGLVQAADADLGGTDAVAPVIGQKDRKKIASLQQRFEAAMDNDFNTAQALGHLFDGVKVLNKACRLLDSQQAAVEDLELLQQAGATFQDLAGLLGVLQQDPVQYLQDKKDTLLASLTLSEEEINSFIKERNAAREKKDWAASDAVRDKLLVHNVELHDGPYGTTWDVKA